The following are encoded together in the Acipenser ruthenus chromosome 24, fAciRut3.2 maternal haplotype, whole genome shotgun sequence genome:
- the LOC117429913 gene encoding lamin-L(III)-like isoform X1, which translates to MASMPTSTPASSGRSTRRSTGVGVSPAGSGSSPTRLSRLQEKEELRQLNDRLANYIERVRSLETDKASLQLLLEDREQSSSREMGKIRLLYETELADARKLLDNTANERARLQLQFSKVTEDHRQLQIRYNKKETDLAAAVGRLRNLEALLNSKEAELANLLAENRRLESELFELKAQTANLESVLHDVKKQLHDEMLQRVDLENQMQTLREQMEFQKHIGEEELRETKSRLETRLVEIDSGRQKEFDSKFFEAMQQLRREHEGQIQQYKEELERNFIAKLENAQHAAAKNSDFASSAREELMGSKMRLETLSSQLGHYQEQNVALETKLREAEDALDREREISHRRLTEKDREMTEMRRQMQTQLEEYEHLLDVKLALDMEINAYRKMLEGEEQRLNLSPSPAQRTAVSRTWKLRGKKRKLVETQSEAPRYKISQHSSSSGPVSVDELDLEGNFVKLRNNSEEDQPLGGWMLKRNLLSVSDVVYKFPSRFVLRSGQTVTIWASNTGVSPNPPSDLVWKSETTWGTGDNIRIVLMNSNKEEIAERTLVRILREAEGESEEEEYDEEDVTGSEVHLRRQVISDSIHCSILGRTSIKITIYIYREHVLAKAKIEKLF; encoded by the exons ATGGCTTCCATGCCTACCTCGACTCCGGCCAGCTCAGGCCGGAGCACTCGGAGGAGCACCGGCGTTGGCGTGTCCCCGGCAGGATCCGGCTCCAGCCCGACTCGCCTGAGCCGCCTCCAGGAGAAGGAAGAACTGAGGCAGCTGAATGACCGCCTGGCGAATTACATTGAGCGAGTCCGCTCGCTAGAGACGGACAAAGCATCTCTGCAGCTCCTACTGGAGGATCGAGAGCAGTCCTCGTCCCGGGAGATGGGAAAGATCCGGCTGCTCTATGAAACAGAGCTCGCCGACGCGAGGAAACTGCTGGACAACACGGCTAACGAGAGGGCTAGGCTTCAACTTCAGTTTAGCAAAGTCACAGAGGACCACCGACAACTACAGATAAG GTACAATAAAAAGGAGACTGACTTGGCTGCTGCTGTGGGCCGCTTGAGAAATCTTGAAGCTCTACTGAACTCCAAAGAGGCAGAATTGGCAAATTTACTGGCTGAAAACAGGCGTTTAGAAAGTGAACTTTTTGAACTCAAGGCTCAGACTGCCAAT cTTGAATCTGTGTTACATGATGTTAAGAAACAGCTCCACGATGAAATGCTGCAAAGAGTTGACCTTGAAAATCAAATGCAGACACTACGGGAACAAATGGAGTTTCAGAAACACATCGGTGAAGAA GAACTCAGGGAAACCAAAAGTCGTCTTGAAACTAGACTGGTTGAGATTGACTCTGGTCGGCAGAAGGAGTTTGACAGCAAGTTTTTCGAGGCCATGCAACAGCTCAGAAGGGAACATGAAGGCCAAATCCAGCAGTATAAGGAGGAGCTAGAAAGAAACTTTATTGCCAAG CTGGAGAATGCACAGCATGCTGCTGCCAAGAACAGTGATTTTGCCAGCTCTGCCAGGGAGGAGCTAATGGGGTCGAAAATGAGGCTTGAAACCTTGTCCTCTCAGCTCGGCCACTATCAGGAACAG AATGTTGCCTTGGAGACCAAACTAAGGGAAGCTGAGGATGCACTGGACCGGGAGAGAGAGATAAGCCATCGACGCCTAACTGAGAAAGACAGAGAAATGACTGAAATGAGACGGCAAATGCAGACCCAGCTGGAAGAATATGAGCATCTTCTGGATGTGAAACTGGCTTTAGACATGGAGATCAATGCTTACAGGAAAATGCTGGAAGGAGAAGAACAGAG ACTGAACCTGTCCCCAAGCCCAGCACAGCGAACTGCTGTGTCTCGTACCTGGAAGCTGCGTGGGAAGAAAAGGAAACTTGTAGAGACACAGAGTGAAGCCCCCAGGTACAAAATATCCCAGCATTCCTCCTCCAGCGGGCCTGTTTCTGTTGATGAGCTAGACTTGGAAGGGAACTTTGTCAAGCTTAGAAACAACTCTGAGGAG gaCCAGCCTTTAGGTGGGTGGATGCTAAAAAGAAACCTTCTGTCCGTGTCAGATGTTGTATATAAATTTCCTTCAAGGTTTGTGCTTCGAAGTGGACAGACGGTCACT atTTGGGCATCAAACACTGGGGTTAGTCCTAATCCTCCCAGTGATTTAGTCTGGAAGAGTGAAACTACCTGGGGTACAGGGGATAATATAAGGATTGTCCTCATGAACAGCAATAAAGAG GAGATTGCAGAGCGAACCCTGGTGCGAATCCTGAGAGAGGCAGAGGGTGAATCTGAGGAGGAGGaatatgatgaagaggatgttaCTGGAAGTGAGGTACACTTACGACGACAGGTAATATCGGACTCTATCCACTGTAGCATTTTGGGCAGAACAagtattaaaataacaatttacaTTTATAGAGAGCATGTTCTTGCCAAGGCAAAAATAGAgaaattgttttaa
- the LOC117427667 gene encoding E3 ubiquitin-protein ligase MARCHF3-like: protein MAPCVATMDTEETHGVLSSRLPTVGTAVQEIPSAASSEDVQSAHCVQEVPDCGTPIQSAVTSLSTYSLCNEEPFCRICHEGSNNGDLLSPCECSGSLAMVHRSCLEHWLTASNTSHCELCRFEFAMERLPKPLSEWLESPAMLHQRRTLCGDAICLMFITPLASLSGWLCVQGAMDLYYSNSMEAIGLIVLTLALFTIYLFWTIVSLRYHIHLFSKWKKTNQNVRLLIPQPAILPCSQQHPLLVENSSKDKTKETVV, encoded by the exons ATGGCACCCTGTGTAGCTACCATGGACACTGAGGAAACTCATGGTGTTTTGTCAAGCAGACTTCCAACAGTGGGCACGGCCGTGCAGGAAATACCCTCAGCTGCATCTTCGGAGGACGTGCAATCGGCTCACTGTGTGCAGGAAGTACCAGACTGTGGAACTCCTATCCAGTCAGCTGTTACAAGCCTCAGCACATATAG TCTTTGCAATGAGGAGCCCTTCTGTAGGATTTGCCACGAAGGCAGTAACAATGGGGATCTCCTGTCTCCATGCGAGTGCTCTGGTAGTCTGGCGATGGTGCACAGGAGTTGTTTGGAGCACTGGCTGACAGCCTCAAACACAAGTCACTGTGAACTGTGTCGCTTTGAATTTGCCATGGAACGCCTGCCAAAGCCACTCAGTGAG TGGCTGGAGAGTCCGGCTATGCTGCACCAGAGAAGAACACTGTGTGGAGATGCCATCTGCTTGATGTTCATAACTCCATTAGCAAGTCTctcaggctggctctgtgtcCAAGGGGCAATGGACCTTTACTACAGCAACAGTATGGAAGCTATTGGACTTATCGTTCTGACTCTTGCACTATTCACCATCTACCTGTTCTGGACAATT GTCTCTCTACGCTATCACATTCATCTCTTCAGTAAGTGGAAAAAGACCAATCAAAATGTTCGGCTCCTAATTCCACAACCAGCAATATTACCCTGCAGTCAGCAACACCCGCTCCTTGTTGAAAACTCAAGCAAAGACAAAACGAAGGAGACCGTGGTTTAG
- the LOC117429913 gene encoding lamin-L(III)-like isoform X2: MASMPTSTPASSGRSTRRSTGVGVSPAGSGSSPTRLSRLQEKEELRQLNDRLANYIERVRSLETDKASLQLLLEDREQSSSREMGKIRLLYETELADARKLLDNTANERARLQLQFSKVTEDHRQLQIRYNKKETDLAAAVGRLRNLEALLNSKEAELANLLAENRRLESELFELKAQTANLESVLHDVKKQLHDEMLQRVDLENQMQTLREQMEFQKHIGEEELRETKSRLETRLVEIDSGRQKEFDSKFFEAMQQLRREHEGQIQQYKEELERNFIAKLENAQHAAAKNSDFASSAREELMGSKMRLETLSSQLGHYQEQNVALETKLREAEDALDREREISHRRLTEKDREMTEMRRQMQTQLEEYEHLLDVKLALDMEINAYRKMLEGEEQRLNLSPSPAQRTAVSRTWKLRGKKRKLVETQSEAPRYKISQHSSSSGPVSVDELDLEGNFVKLRNNSEEDQPLGGWMLKRNLLSVSDVVYKFPSRFVLRSGQTVTIWASNTGVSPNPPSDLVWKSETTWGTGDNIRIVLMNSNKEEIAERTLVRILREAEGESEEEEYDEEDVTGSEVHLRRQGLHRADDPSCSVM; the protein is encoded by the exons ATGGCTTCCATGCCTACCTCGACTCCGGCCAGCTCAGGCCGGAGCACTCGGAGGAGCACCGGCGTTGGCGTGTCCCCGGCAGGATCCGGCTCCAGCCCGACTCGCCTGAGCCGCCTCCAGGAGAAGGAAGAACTGAGGCAGCTGAATGACCGCCTGGCGAATTACATTGAGCGAGTCCGCTCGCTAGAGACGGACAAAGCATCTCTGCAGCTCCTACTGGAGGATCGAGAGCAGTCCTCGTCCCGGGAGATGGGAAAGATCCGGCTGCTCTATGAAACAGAGCTCGCCGACGCGAGGAAACTGCTGGACAACACGGCTAACGAGAGGGCTAGGCTTCAACTTCAGTTTAGCAAAGTCACAGAGGACCACCGACAACTACAGATAAG GTACAATAAAAAGGAGACTGACTTGGCTGCTGCTGTGGGCCGCTTGAGAAATCTTGAAGCTCTACTGAACTCCAAAGAGGCAGAATTGGCAAATTTACTGGCTGAAAACAGGCGTTTAGAAAGTGAACTTTTTGAACTCAAGGCTCAGACTGCCAAT cTTGAATCTGTGTTACATGATGTTAAGAAACAGCTCCACGATGAAATGCTGCAAAGAGTTGACCTTGAAAATCAAATGCAGACACTACGGGAACAAATGGAGTTTCAGAAACACATCGGTGAAGAA GAACTCAGGGAAACCAAAAGTCGTCTTGAAACTAGACTGGTTGAGATTGACTCTGGTCGGCAGAAGGAGTTTGACAGCAAGTTTTTCGAGGCCATGCAACAGCTCAGAAGGGAACATGAAGGCCAAATCCAGCAGTATAAGGAGGAGCTAGAAAGAAACTTTATTGCCAAG CTGGAGAATGCACAGCATGCTGCTGCCAAGAACAGTGATTTTGCCAGCTCTGCCAGGGAGGAGCTAATGGGGTCGAAAATGAGGCTTGAAACCTTGTCCTCTCAGCTCGGCCACTATCAGGAACAG AATGTTGCCTTGGAGACCAAACTAAGGGAAGCTGAGGATGCACTGGACCGGGAGAGAGAGATAAGCCATCGACGCCTAACTGAGAAAGACAGAGAAATGACTGAAATGAGACGGCAAATGCAGACCCAGCTGGAAGAATATGAGCATCTTCTGGATGTGAAACTGGCTTTAGACATGGAGATCAATGCTTACAGGAAAATGCTGGAAGGAGAAGAACAGAG ACTGAACCTGTCCCCAAGCCCAGCACAGCGAACTGCTGTGTCTCGTACCTGGAAGCTGCGTGGGAAGAAAAGGAAACTTGTAGAGACACAGAGTGAAGCCCCCAGGTACAAAATATCCCAGCATTCCTCCTCCAGCGGGCCTGTTTCTGTTGATGAGCTAGACTTGGAAGGGAACTTTGTCAAGCTTAGAAACAACTCTGAGGAG gaCCAGCCTTTAGGTGGGTGGATGCTAAAAAGAAACCTTCTGTCCGTGTCAGATGTTGTATATAAATTTCCTTCAAGGTTTGTGCTTCGAAGTGGACAGACGGTCACT atTTGGGCATCAAACACTGGGGTTAGTCCTAATCCTCCCAGTGATTTAGTCTGGAAGAGTGAAACTACCTGGGGTACAGGGGATAATATAAGGATTGTCCTCATGAACAGCAATAAAGAG GAGATTGCAGAGCGAACCCTGGTGCGAATCCTGAGAGAGGCAGAGGGTGAATCTGAGGAGGAGGaatatgatgaagaggatgttaCTGGAAGTGAGGTACACTTACGACGACAG GGTCTTCATAGAGCTGATGATCCCAGCTGTTCTGTTATGTAG
- the LOC117429913 gene encoding lamin-L(III)-like isoform X3: MASMPTSTPASSGRSTRRSTGVGVSPAGSGSSPTRLSRLQEKEELRQLNDRLANYIERVRSLETDKASLQLLLEDREQSSSREMGKIRLLYETELADARKLLDNTANERARLQLQFSKVTEDHRQLQIRYNKKETDLAAAVGRLRNLEALLNSKEAELANLLAENRRLESELFELKAQTANLESVLHDVKKQLHDEMLQRVDLENQMQTLREQMEFQKHIGEEELRETKSRLETRLVEIDSGRQKEFDSKFFEAMQQLRREHEGQIQQYKEELERNFIAKLENAQHAAAKNSDFASSAREELMGSKMRLETLSSQLGHYQEQNVALETKLREAEDALDREREISHRRLTEKDREMTEMRRQMQTQLEEYEHLLDVKLALDMEINAYRKMLEGEEQRLNLSPSPAQRTAVSRTWKLRGKKRKLVETQSEAPRYKISQHSSSSGPVSVDELDLEGNFVKLRNNSEEDQPLGGWMLKRNLLSVSDVVYKFPSRFVLRSGQTVTIWASNTGVSPNPPSDLVWKSETTWGTGDNIRIVLMNSNKEEIAERTLVRILREAEGESEEEEYDEEDVTGSEVHLRRQPKRRKKKCCSIS; this comes from the exons ATGGCTTCCATGCCTACCTCGACTCCGGCCAGCTCAGGCCGGAGCACTCGGAGGAGCACCGGCGTTGGCGTGTCCCCGGCAGGATCCGGCTCCAGCCCGACTCGCCTGAGCCGCCTCCAGGAGAAGGAAGAACTGAGGCAGCTGAATGACCGCCTGGCGAATTACATTGAGCGAGTCCGCTCGCTAGAGACGGACAAAGCATCTCTGCAGCTCCTACTGGAGGATCGAGAGCAGTCCTCGTCCCGGGAGATGGGAAAGATCCGGCTGCTCTATGAAACAGAGCTCGCCGACGCGAGGAAACTGCTGGACAACACGGCTAACGAGAGGGCTAGGCTTCAACTTCAGTTTAGCAAAGTCACAGAGGACCACCGACAACTACAGATAAG GTACAATAAAAAGGAGACTGACTTGGCTGCTGCTGTGGGCCGCTTGAGAAATCTTGAAGCTCTACTGAACTCCAAAGAGGCAGAATTGGCAAATTTACTGGCTGAAAACAGGCGTTTAGAAAGTGAACTTTTTGAACTCAAGGCTCAGACTGCCAAT cTTGAATCTGTGTTACATGATGTTAAGAAACAGCTCCACGATGAAATGCTGCAAAGAGTTGACCTTGAAAATCAAATGCAGACACTACGGGAACAAATGGAGTTTCAGAAACACATCGGTGAAGAA GAACTCAGGGAAACCAAAAGTCGTCTTGAAACTAGACTGGTTGAGATTGACTCTGGTCGGCAGAAGGAGTTTGACAGCAAGTTTTTCGAGGCCATGCAACAGCTCAGAAGGGAACATGAAGGCCAAATCCAGCAGTATAAGGAGGAGCTAGAAAGAAACTTTATTGCCAAG CTGGAGAATGCACAGCATGCTGCTGCCAAGAACAGTGATTTTGCCAGCTCTGCCAGGGAGGAGCTAATGGGGTCGAAAATGAGGCTTGAAACCTTGTCCTCTCAGCTCGGCCACTATCAGGAACAG AATGTTGCCTTGGAGACCAAACTAAGGGAAGCTGAGGATGCACTGGACCGGGAGAGAGAGATAAGCCATCGACGCCTAACTGAGAAAGACAGAGAAATGACTGAAATGAGACGGCAAATGCAGACCCAGCTGGAAGAATATGAGCATCTTCTGGATGTGAAACTGGCTTTAGACATGGAGATCAATGCTTACAGGAAAATGCTGGAAGGAGAAGAACAGAG ACTGAACCTGTCCCCAAGCCCAGCACAGCGAACTGCTGTGTCTCGTACCTGGAAGCTGCGTGGGAAGAAAAGGAAACTTGTAGAGACACAGAGTGAAGCCCCCAGGTACAAAATATCCCAGCATTCCTCCTCCAGCGGGCCTGTTTCTGTTGATGAGCTAGACTTGGAAGGGAACTTTGTCAAGCTTAGAAACAACTCTGAGGAG gaCCAGCCTTTAGGTGGGTGGATGCTAAAAAGAAACCTTCTGTCCGTGTCAGATGTTGTATATAAATTTCCTTCAAGGTTTGTGCTTCGAAGTGGACAGACGGTCACT atTTGGGCATCAAACACTGGGGTTAGTCCTAATCCTCCCAGTGATTTAGTCTGGAAGAGTGAAACTACCTGGGGTACAGGGGATAATATAAGGATTGTCCTCATGAACAGCAATAAAGAG GAGATTGCAGAGCGAACCCTGGTGCGAATCCTGAGAGAGGCAGAGGGTGAATCTGAGGAGGAGGaatatgatgaagaggatgttaCTGGAAGTGAGGTACACTTACGACGACAG ccaaaaagaagaaaaaagaaatgttgttCCATCTCATGA